GGCCCGCCTGGCGAGGGCACCGACCCGGGGGGCGGCGGTGGCGCGACCGGGCGCGGCGGCGCCAGCGTGCCGCCGGCCTGGGCCCGGCTCAGCGCGGCGCGCGCGGCGCGGAGCAGGCTCGCGGACGAGTAGGGCTTCCACAGCAGCGTCAGGTGTTCGACGTCGGCGGTGGGCGCGGCGCGCCCGTCGAGGTAGCCCGAGGTCAGGAGCACCGCCACGCCCGGGATCCGGCGCTGCGCGTGGCTCACGACCGCGTAGCCGCCCGACCTCGGCATGACGACGTCGGTGAAGACCAGGTCGACCTCGCGGCCGGGCTCGTCGAGCCAGCGGATCGCGTCGTCGCCGTCCGCCGCCTGGCTCACGCGATAGCCCGCCGACTTGAGGATGCGCACCGCGGCCCGGCGCAGGGCGGCGTCGTCCTCGACGACCAGCACGTGCTCGTGCTGACCGCGGACCCGGTCGACGACCATCGCCGCGACGTCCTCGACCGGCAGGTCGCACACCGGCAGCTCGATCACGAAGGTCGAGCCGCGCCCCGGCGCGGTGTCGATGCGGATCGTCCCGCCGGCGTCGTGGACGATCGCCGCGCACGTCGTGAGCCCGAGGCCGGTGCCCTGCCCGACCCCCTTGGTCGTGTAGAACGGCTCGAAGATCCGGGCCGCGACCTCGGCGTCCATGCCGGTGCCGGTGTCGCCGACCAGGATCCGGACGAACCGGCCGGCGTCGAAGTTGCCCGAGGGCTCGGCCGGGTGCGCGATCGTGATCCTCAGCTCGCCGCCGCGCGGCATCGCGTCGCGGGCGTTGACGGCGAGGTTCATCACCACCTGGTCGACCTGGACCGGATCCAGGAACACGACCGCCGCGCGCGGGCTCAGCGTCACCACCAGCTCGATGTTCTCGCCGACCGTGCGCTTGAGCATCTTGGTCAGCGCGGCGAGCGAGGTGTTGACGTCGAGCGCGCGCTTCACCTGTGGCTGCTGGCGCGAGAACACCAGCAGCTGCCGGATCAGCTCGACGCCCTTGTTCGCGGCCCGGAGCACCTCGTCGAGATCCCGCCGGGCGTCGCCCTCGGCCAGCTCGGCGTGGACGAAGCCGGCGAACGACAGGATCACCGCCAGCAGGTTGTTGAAGTCGTGGGCGATGCCGCCGGTGAGCTGTCCGACCGCGTCCATCTTGTCGACCTGGAGCAGCTTGCGCTCGAGCTCCTTGGCGTCCGAGATGTCGAGCGCGAAGCCGAGGATCAGCGTCGAGCCGTCGGGGTTGGGCCGGGTCGTGATGCCCGACTGCAGGTGCAAGACCGTGCCGTTGGGGCGCACCCATCGGTACTGCTCGAGCCATTGGGCCGAGCCGGCGGCGCTCGCGTCGACGGTGCGCAACCCCGGCAGGTCCTCGGGGTGGACGCGCGCGGTCCAGCCAGCCGCGTCGGCGAGCTCGTCGGCCGAGACCCCGAGGACCCGCTCGGCGTTGGCGCTGACCCACCGGATCGCGAACGCGCCGGCGTCGATGGTGGCCTGCCACAGCACCAGCGGGAGCGCCGAGCTGAGCAGGCGCAGCCGCTCGGCCTGCTCGGCCGACTCCCACTGCGCGCGCTTGGCCGCGGTCACGTCGACGTGGGTGACGACGACCCGGGCTGGGCCGTCGCCGGCGCAGCGCCGGACCCGACACGCGAACCACCGGAGCTCGCCGGCGGCGGCGGCGTGGTACTCGACCTCGGCGACGGCCGCCGCCCCCGCGAGCGCCTGCTCGATGGCCGCGGCGAGCGGCGGTCCGCCCGCGGTCGCCGCGCAGGCCGCCAGGTAGTCCGCGCCCTCGCCGCCCCGGGCCAGCGACGCCCCGGACGCGGCGTGGTCGCGCCAGGCCTGGCTGACGGCGACGAGCGCGCCGTCCTCGTCGAGGATCGCCACCGGATCGGTCAGGCTGTCGAGGAGCAGCTGGCACAGGTGGCGGCCGCGGTCATCGGCCGCCACGACCGCGGGGCGACGCGCCCGCGCGCCCAGCAGCCGCAGCCGCGCGCCCAGCTCGAGCGGATCGACCGGCGCGGCCAGGAGGTCGACGGCGCCGCGATCGAGCGCCGCGGCCCGCAGCGCCTGGTCATCACGCCCCGCGACCACCATCACCGGCCGGCCCAACGCGACCAGCAGGCCGAGGACCTCGAGGCCGTCGGTGCCGGCGGCGCGCAGGTCCAGGATCACCACATCGGCGTCGGCGGCCAGCGCCAGCGCGTGGGCCCGGCCGGCCGCCACCACCGGGACATGGCCTGCGCGCGCGATCAGGCCGCCGAGCCCCGCCCCGTCGGCTCGGCGTCATCGACGATCAGAACTTTCAAGCCAGACGCCATTGGCGAACCACATCCCCCGCTTCCATCAATGTTAGCATACCGTGAGACGTACGGCCGGTGCACCTGGTCGTCTGGAAGATCATGGGCCACCGATCGATGTCCGAGGAGCACGCGCGGATCCTGGCGGTGGGCGACGAACCGGTCGCCCGTGCGGCGGTGATCGCGGCGCTCGCCGGCCACGACGTGGTCGCGGCCGAGGACGCCGCCGCGGCCGGCGCGCGGATCGAGGCCGGCGGGATCGAGCTGGTGGTGCTGACCGGCCCCGACGCCAGCGGCGCGCCGTGCCGCGAGCTCAAGCGCCAGCACGGCGACGGGTTCTTGCCGGTGCTGATCGTGACCGCGGCCGACGCCGACGCCCGCGACCGCGCGTTCGAGCTCGGCGCGGACGATGTCGTCACGGCGCCGCCCGACGTGCGCGAGCTGCGCCGCCGGGTCGAGGCGCTGGTGCGTCGGCAGCGGCAGGAGGCCCAGCCCGGGCCCAGCTCGGCGAGGCCCGGCAGCTGCGCCAGGTGCAGGACGAGCTCGCGCGCCGCCTCGTCCACGATCTGCGCGGACCGGTGGCGGGGCTCGATGGGTTCTTGCGGTTGCTCCAGCGCGACCCTGAGGACGCCGAGGCCTTCGCGATGATCGACCAGGCGTTACGGGCGACCCACGACCTGGGGAACCAGGTCGAGGACCTGGTCAGGATCCGCCAGCTCGAGGACGGCGCGCTCACGCCGACCCGGGGACCGGTCGCCCTGCGCGCGCTGGTCGACGGCGCGCTCGCGGCGCTGGCGAACGAGGCCGCGCACCGGCACTTGACCCTGGCCGTGGTCGGGGACGACCTCGAGCTCAGCGCCGACCCGCTGCTGCTCGGCCGCGCGCTCGAGCGCGCGATCGCGCGGACCGTCCGCGCCGCGCCGCGCCGCAGCGAGGTGACCGTGACCATCGGGCGCGACGCGGCGGCGGCGGTGATCCAGATCGCCGATCGCGGCGACGCCATCGCCGCTGATCAGCTCGCGGCGCTGGTCGAGCCCCACGCCGGCGGTGGCCGGTTCGGGCTGTACCTGCCCGCGCTGGTGGTCCGGCTGCACGGCGGCGCGATCGCCGCCGCTGCGCGCGCCGACGGCGGCACGACCATCACGCTGACCCTGCCCGTGAGCGTCTGACATGGACCGACCACGCACCCTGCTGATCGTGGACGACGAGGCGTCGATCACCCGGGCCCTGGCCCGCGTGCTCGCGGCACCCGGGCGCCGGGTCCTGACCGCGCAAGCACCGGCCGACGCGCTCGCGATCGTCGACCGCGAGCCGATCGACGTCGTGATCAGCGACAAGGACATGCCGGAGATGACCGGGCTGGCCCTGCTGGCGGCGATCCGCGCCCGCCAGCCCCTCGCGATCCGGATGATGCTCACCGGCCGCGCGACCCTCGACTCGGCGCTGGCCGCGATCAACGACCAGGGCGTGTTCCGGTACCTGACCAAGCCCTGGGACGAGGTCGAGCTCCGCGCGGCCGTGACCGCGGCGCTGGAGCGACTCGACGCCCACCGCGCGGAGCTGGAGGCGCGCGCGATCGCGGCGCGCCGCGACGCGGCGATGGCCGACCTGGCCGCGATCGATCCGCGCCTGCTCGAGGTCGCGCCCGATCGGCACCCGCTGACGCGGTCGCCGCTCAGCGTCGGGATCGAGGCGGCGGTCGATCGGATCCGGGTCGACGGCCCCGCGGCGCGCGACGCCGACGCCGAGCTCGCGCCCCTGCTCGCCGCGTGCGATCCGAGCGCGCTGGCCGACGCCCTGGTGCGCATCCCGGTCCACGCCCCGACCCTGGGGCTGTTGCTGGCGCCGACCGAGCACGGCATCCGCGCGTCGCTCGAGGTCGGCGCGTACGTGCGCCCGCTCTGCACGTTGCCGGCGACGCTGGGCCGCGCGGTCAGCGGCCGCCTGGCGGTGCTGGCCCGGGTCGACCTGGGCCGGGACGGCGAGCAGTACGGCCTGGTCCACCTCAGCGCCGACGACGTCGACGCGGACGTGATGCTCGCGTACGACCCGAGCGCGCACGGCGCCCGGCTCGAGCTCCGGCGCCTGGCCAGCGGTCCCGACGACGGCCCGGCGGAGCGGCGCGACGATCTGGGCGGGCGCTACCGCCTCCTCGACGAGCTCGGCGACGGCGCCACGGCGATCGTCTACCGCGCGCTGCACCTCGCGCTCGACCGCGAGGTCGCGCTCAAGCTGCTGCGGCCGACCGAGGCCCGCGATCCGCGCGCCGTGGCGCGGTTCCTGCGCGAGGCCCGGGTCGCGTCGCGGTTCCGCCACGCCAACGTCATCGAGATCCTCGACTACGGCCAGCTGCCCGACGGACGCCCCGTTCCTGGCGATGGAGCTGTCGCCGTGGCCGACCCTCGACCGGCGGCTCGCCGACGGACCGCTGCCGATCGACGACGCGGTCGAGATCACGCGCCAGCTCGCCGCGGGCCTGGGCGCCGCCCACGCGGCCGGCGTCGTGCACCGCGATCTGAAGCCCGCGAACGTGTTCGTGAGCGACGCCCTGCAGGTCAAGATCGGCGACTTCGGCGCCGCCAAAGCTGGTGGGCAGCCCCGGGCCTGACCCAGGAGGGCTGGACGGTCGGCACGCCGCTGTACATGGCGCCGGAGCAAATCGTCGACGGTCCCAGCGACCACCGGCTCGATCTGTACGCGCTGGGCTGTATCCTGTTCGAGATGCTCACCGGCCACCCGCCGTACCAGGCCCCACGGTCCGCGAGCTCCTGACCCGCCACCTCTCGGCGCCGCTGCCGGCGCTGACCGACGACGCGCCGCCGGCGCTGGCCGCGGTCGTGCGCAAGGCGCTGGCCAAGGCGCCCGACGATCGCCACCAGAGCGCCGCCGAGCTCGCCGCCGGCCTCGCCGCGGCGCTGCGCACGCGCGGCGGCGGTGGCTGGCGCCGGTGGCTCCCCCGCAAGCCGACCAACGGCGAGTGATCACAGCCATGCCAAAGACCAGAGGCGCCAACCATCGCAAGAACCTCGGCCGGGGTCCTCGTCGCCGATGACGATCCGGTGCTGTGCGCGCTGTGCAGGCCACGTTGTAGGCCGAGGGGTGGGAGGTCCTGGTCGCCGCCGACGGCGACGAGGCCGCCGGATCTTCGACCGGTCCCACGGACGCTCGACTGCGTCGTGTCGGACGTCAACATGCCCGGCTTCAGCGGGCTCGAGCTGCTCGACCGCATCCGCGCGCGCGACGAGGACATCCCGGTCGTGCTCGTCACCGGCGACCCCTCGCTGTACACCGCGATGGTGGCGCTCAACCACGGCGCGGTCTCGTACCTGACCAAGCCGTTCGATCGACGCGCTGGCCGAGGCGGTGGCCCGGGCCGCCCGGCGCCACGGGATGGCCCGCATGCAGCGCAAGGCGGTGGCCCTGCTCGGCGAGCTCGGCAGCCCGGCGGGCGTCGAGGACCGCGCCGATCTGGAGGCGCGCTTCGGCAACGCGATCACCCGCCTGTGGATGGCGTTCCAGCCGATCGTCGAGGTGGGCGGCGGCCGCGTCGTCGCCTACGAGGCCCTGCTGCGCACCGAGGAGGCGTCGCTGCGCCGCCCCGATGTGTTCCTCGGCGTCGCCGAGCGCCTCGGCCGGATCCAGGAGGTCGGCCGCCTGGTGCGGGCGTCGGTCGCGCGCGCCGCCGCCGACGCGCCGGCGGGCGCCGAGCTGTTCGTCAACCTGCACGGCCTCGAGCTCAACGACGAGGAGCTCTACTCGCCGTCGTCGCCGCTGACGCAGATCGCCGACCGGGTCATCCCCGAGATCACCGAGCGGGTCGCGCTCGATCGCGTCGCCGACGTCACGACCCGCGTGGCGATGCTCCGTCGCCTCGGCTTCCGGATCGCCGTCGACGACCTCGGCGCCGGCTACGCCGGGCTGGCCTCGCTCGCGGCGCTCGAGCCCGGCGTCGTCAAGCTCGACATCTCGCTGGTCCGCGGCATCGACGCGCACCCCCGCAAGCGCAGGGTCGTCGGCGCGATGGCGACGATGTGCCGCGAGCTCGGCAGCCGCGTCGTCGCCGAGGGCGTCGAGACCGAGGCCGAGCGCGCCACGATCGCCGACCTCGGCGTCCCGCCCCTCCAGGGCTACCTGTTCGCGCGCCCGGGGCCGGGGTTCCCGGCCATCGCCGTGCGCGGGCCGGGCTGACCGCGCGGGCGGCCTCGGTGGCGCACGTGCCGCGTCGCGCCGCGGCCGCCGCGCGTCAGTCGTCGCGGTCGGGCGCACCGCAGCGACCGGCCGCGGGCCCCGGCGGCGCCTCCAGGCGCGCGCCACACGACGTTGTCGGAGCGGACGCCGGCCGGGCCGCGCAGCTCACGCGCGGCCGCGGGCAGCGGCCCGCGCCAGACCTCGGCGCCATCGATCGTGACCGCGAGCGTGTCGCCGTCGATGGCCGCGGCCAGGACCCCGGCGGCGCCCGGCGTCAGCGCCGGCGCGGGCACGCGGGGCGACCTCGTCGTAGCCGCGCGCACGCCGCACGCGCGGTGGACGTGCTGGCCGGGGTTGCGCTTGACCGAGACCACCAGCTCGGCGGTCGGCGCCACCCGCCACATCACGTAGATCAGGTTGCAGCCGTCCTCGGCGCGCAGCTTGAGCCCGAGCTGCTGGCGGATCGAGCCCGAGGCCAGGGCCGCGGTGCGCGGTCGGGCCGCGGTAGGTGAACGCGAGCGTGGCGCGATCGCCGACGGTCGCGGGCGCGACCGCGCGGAAGGTCGGGTCGGCGATCTCCGCGGCGCCGTCGATCAGCTCGGCCTGGC
This is a stretch of genomic DNA from Myxococcales bacterium. It encodes these proteins:
- a CDS encoding response regulator, with amino-acid sequence MVAAGRAHALALAADADVVILDLRAAGTDGLEVLGLLVALGRPVMVVAGRDDQALRAAALDRGAVDLLAAPVDPLELGARLRLLGARARRPAVVAADDRGRHLCQLLLDSLTDPVAILDEDGALVAVSQAWRDHAASGASLARGGEGADYLAACAATAGGPPLAAAIEQALAGAAAVAEVEYHAAAAGELRWFACRVRRCAGDGPARVVVTHVDVTAAKRAQWESAEQAERLRLLSSALPLVLWQATIDAGAFAIRWVSANAERVLGVSADELADAAGWTARVHPEDLPGLRTVDASAAGSAQWLEQYRWVRPNGTVLHLQSGITTRPNPDGSTLILGFALDISDAKELERKLLQVDKMDAVGQLTGGIAHDFNNLLAVILSFAGFVHAELAEGDARRDLDEVLRAANKGVELIRQLLVFSRQQPQVKRALDVNTSLAALTKMLKRTVGENIELVVTLSPRAAVVFLDPVQVDQVVMNLAVNARDAMPRGGELRITIAHPAEPSGNFDAGRFVRILVGDTGTGMDAEVAARIFEPFYTTKGVGQGTGLGLTTCAAIVHDAGGTIRIDTAPGRGSTFVIELPVCDLPVEDVAAMVVDRVRGQHEHVLVVEDDAALRRAAVRILKSAGYRVSQAADGDDAIRWLDEPGREVDLVFTDVVMPRSGGYAVVSHAQRRIPGVAVLLTSGYLDGRAAPTADVEHLTLLWKPYSSASLLRAARAALSRAQAGGTLAPPRPVAPPPPPGSVPSPGGPVLLIEDEQLIGVALRRTLVRLGGYEVELVETLADARAALAAGPEPVAILCDLTLPDGSGAEFVANLQRDRPDLARRIIVLTGGAVDAAARQLVADGVIEVLHKPVEPELVLARVAAVAASATAPPRRLRTTALGQLLPNFEARAGAPAPTITAAPAPVRDGAVACVDATAPDRGARGPRRPRTAALGTPDLAADLEETRRHFDAAMASLGVAFQPIVRSHDHSTFGFEALLRSDDPLLSTPPKVLTAAEALDEVGALGVSVRTAIAHALALHPDRREVIFVNVHASELRAAALCATTEPMRAHAARVVLEVPERESLALGPDLQAAVRELRAAGYRIAVDGLSEGSLGRACLAQLQPDIAKIDLALVRTAALRRPGLASLVASCRRAGITTVAKGAETADEVELLTDVGFDLVQGYYFAHPGPAFPSITER
- a CDS encoding response regulator transcription factor — translated: MHLVVWKIMGHRSMSEEHARILAVGDEPVARAAVIAALAGHDVVAAEDAAAAGARIEAGGIELVVLTGPDASGAPCRELKRQHGDGFLPVLIVTAADADARDRAFELGADDVVTAPPDVRELRRRVEALVRRQRQEAQPGPSSARPGSCARCRTSSRAASSTICADRWRGSMGSCGCSSATLRTPRPSR
- a CDS encoding HAMP domain-containing histidine kinase yields the protein MQDELARRLVHDLRGPVAGLDGFLRLLQRDPEDAEAFAMIDQALRATHDLGNQVEDLVRIRQLEDGALTPTRGPVALRALVDGALAALANEAAHRHLTLAVVGDDLELSADPLLLGRALERAIARTVRAAPRRSEVTVTIGRDAAAAVIQIADRGDAIAADQLAALVEPHAGGGRFGLYLPALVVRLHGGAIAAAARADGGTTITLTLPVSV
- a CDS encoding response regulator, producing the protein MDRPRTLLIVDDEASITRALARVLAAPGRRVLTAQAPADALAIVDREPIDVVISDKDMPEMTGLALLAAIRARQPLAIRMMLTGRATLDSALAAINDQGVFRYLTKPWDEVELRAAVTAALERLDAHRAELEARAIAARRDAAMADLAAIDPRLLEVAPDRHPLTRSPLSVGIEAAVDRIRVDGPAARDADAELAPLLAACDPSALADALVRIPVHAPTLGLLLAPTEHGIRASLEVGAYVRPLCTLPATLGRAVSGRLAVLARVDLGRDGEQYGLVHLSADDVDADVMLAYDPSAHGARLELRRLASGPDDGPAERRDDLGGRYRLLDELGDGATAIVYRALHLALDREVALKLLRPTEARDPRAVARFLREARVASRFRHANVIEILDYGQLPDGRPVPGDGAVAVADPRPAARRRTAADRRRGRDHAPARRGPGRRPRGRRRAPRSEARERVRERRPAGQDRRLRRRQSWWAAPGLTQEGWTVGTPLYMAPEQIVDGPSDHRLDLYALGCILFEMLTGHPPYQAPRSASS
- a CDS encoding EAL domain-containing protein, whose translation is MQRKAVALLGELGSPAGVEDRADLEARFGNAITRLWMAFQPIVEVGGGRVVAYEALLRTEEASLRRPDVFLGVAERLGRIQEVGRLVRASVARAAADAPAGAELFVNLHGLELNDEELYSPSSPLTQIADRVIPEITERVALDRVADVTTRVAMLRRLGFRIAVDDLGAGYAGLASLAALEPGVVKLDISLVRGIDAHPRKRRVVGAMATMCRELGSRVVAEGVETEAERATIADLGVPPLQGYLFARPGPGFPAIAVRGPG